Proteins encoded within one genomic window of Nonomuraea gerenzanensis:
- a CDS encoding LysE family translocator gives MLGAMSPGPDFAVVVRRSAVSGRGHGMAAAAGIAVGVFAWVVAAATGVAALLAASAVAFTVVKVVGAAYLLYLGIRSLRAAWRGGGALKLDVPDPGGRGSWAAFTEGLLTNVLNPKAALFFVALVPQFLGSGVSVLALSGVALAGTVAWFLVVANVVGTLRKVFAKPAVRRAVDGLTGAALIGLGVKLATSTRP, from the coding sequence CCGGCCCGGACTTCGCGGTGGTGGTACGCCGCTCGGCCGTCTCGGGGCGCGGGCACGGCATGGCGGCCGCGGCGGGCATCGCGGTGGGCGTGTTCGCCTGGGTGGTGGCCGCCGCCACCGGGGTCGCGGCGCTGCTGGCCGCCTCGGCCGTGGCGTTCACCGTGGTGAAGGTGGTGGGGGCCGCGTACCTGCTCTATCTGGGGATCAGGTCGCTGCGGGCGGCCTGGCGCGGCGGCGGCGCGCTGAAGCTCGACGTGCCCGACCCGGGCGGGCGCGGCTCGTGGGCGGCGTTCACCGAGGGCCTGCTGACGAACGTGCTCAACCCGAAGGCGGCGCTGTTCTTCGTGGCCCTGGTGCCGCAGTTCCTCGGCTCGGGGGTGTCGGTGCTGGCGTTGTCGGGGGTGGCGCTGGCGGGGACGGTCGCGTGGTTCCTGGTGGTGGCGAACGTGGTGGGCACCCTTCGCAAGGTGTTCGCCAAGCCGGCCGTCCGCCGGGCGGTGGACGGCCTGACGGGCGCCGCCCTGATCGGCCTCGGCGTCAAACTGGCCACCTCCACCCGCCCGTGA